The following are encoded in a window of Streptomyces sp. Go-475 genomic DNA:
- a CDS encoding metallophosphoesterase gives MRARYGVPLGIAAAGAAGLLYAAGFEARSFRLRRVTVPVLPSGMRPLRVLQVSDIHMVGGQRKKQRWLRSLAGLRPDFVINTGDNLSDPEGVPEVLDALGPLMEFPGAYVFGSNDYYGPKLRNPARYLMEKAQGRHGLNGNPPAVGAVHNPWEDLRDGFDAAGWLNLTNTRGTLKIEGLSLELTGLDDPHIKRDRYDQVAGGPSDTADFSMGVVHAPYLRTLDAFTADDYPLILAGHTHGGQLCIPFYGALVTNCDLDTDRVKGLSTHTAEGRTSYLHVSAGCGTNRYTPVRFACPPEATLLTLVGRE, from the coding sequence ATGCGCGCGCGATACGGAGTCCCCCTGGGAATCGCGGCGGCTGGTGCCGCCGGTCTGTTGTACGCGGCGGGCTTCGAGGCCCGCTCCTTCCGCCTCCGCCGGGTCACCGTCCCGGTCCTGCCCTCAGGGATGCGCCCCCTGCGCGTGCTCCAGGTGTCGGACATCCACATGGTGGGCGGCCAGCGCAAGAAGCAGCGCTGGCTGCGGTCCCTGGCGGGCCTGCGCCCGGACTTCGTGATCAACACGGGCGACAACCTCTCCGACCCGGAGGGCGTCCCGGAGGTCCTGGACGCGCTCGGCCCCCTGATGGAGTTCCCGGGCGCGTACGTCTTCGGTTCCAACGACTACTACGGCCCGAAGCTGCGCAACCCCGCCCGCTACCTGATGGAGAAGGCCCAGGGCCGCCACGGCCTGAACGGCAACCCGCCGGCCGTCGGCGCGGTGCACAACCCGTGGGAGGACCTGCGGGACGGTTTCGACGCGGCGGGCTGGCTCAACCTGACGAACACGCGCGGCACGCTCAAGATCGAGGGCCTGTCGCTGGAGCTGACGGGCCTGGACGACCCGCACATCAAGAGGGACCGCTACGACCAGGTGGCAGGCGGCCCGTCGGACACGGCGGACTTCTCGATGGGCGTCGTCCACGCCCCGTACCTGCGCACCCTGGACGCCTTCACCGCTGACGACTACCCCCTGATCCTGGCCGGCCACACCCACGGCGGCCAGCTGTGCATCCCCTTCTACGGCGCGCTGGTCACCAACTGCGACCTGGACACGGACCGGGTGAAGGGCCTGTCCACGCACACGGCGGAGGGCCGTACGTCGTACCTCCACGTGTCGGCGGGGTGCGGCACGAACCGCTACACGCCGGTACGGTTCGCCTGCCCGCCGGAGGCGACACTGCTGACGCTGGTGGGACGGGAGTAG
- a CDS encoding GatB/YqeY domain-containing protein produces MTTLKSKLQDDLNAAIKERDELRSSTLRLTLAAITKEEVAGKEKRELSDDEVQKVITREAKKRREAAEAFAQGGRAEQAEREKAEGEVLAEYLPKQLSDEELQRIVAQAVEEAKAAGAEGPRAMGAVMKIVNPKVAGQAEGGRVAAAVKKLLAG; encoded by the coding sequence ATGACCACGCTCAAGTCGAAGCTGCAGGATGACCTCAACGCCGCGATCAAGGAGCGCGACGAGCTGCGCTCCTCGACGCTCCGGCTGACGCTCGCCGCGATCACCAAGGAGGAGGTCGCGGGCAAGGAGAAGCGCGAGCTCTCCGACGACGAGGTGCAGAAGGTGATCACCCGGGAGGCGAAGAAGCGGCGTGAGGCCGCCGAGGCCTTCGCGCAGGGCGGTCGTGCCGAGCAGGCCGAGCGGGAGAAGGCGGAGGGCGAGGTGCTCGCCGAGTACCTGCCCAAGCAGCTGTCCGACGAGGAGCTCCAGCGGATCGTGGCCCAGGCCGTCGAGGAGGCCAAGGCGGCCGGTGCGGAGGGGCCGCGGGCCATGGGCGCGGTCATGAAGATCGTGAACCCGAAGGTGGCCGGTCAGGCCGAGGGCGGCCGTGTCGCCGCCGCGGTGAAGAAGCTGCTGGCCGGCTGA
- a CDS encoding Pr6Pr family membrane protein, whose amino-acid sequence MTAPIPRDLPDLPAIPRKPALRPSPVPATAVVTPVRRPAAAAYRLLIALAAVAGVTLELLLGDPSRVLGHFAVQSNILLAVVMTFSARRAWTASRPLPGSVLGATLLYVVIAALVHHLLLANEASPFSLTGEAATPKGWQALAHHTLHTVTPIAAVLDWLLLTTPGRLHLRHAPTWLLYPLAYLAFSLTRGELLLPGTPDRYLYPFLDVGQDGYKRVLGNALLLGLSFYALAVLLVALDHARPNPIRHRGKTGFRV is encoded by the coding sequence ATGACAGCCCCGATACCCAGGGACCTCCCGGACCTCCCCGCGATCCCGCGCAAGCCCGCGCTCCGGCCCTCCCCCGTCCCCGCCACGGCCGTCGTCACCCCGGTCCGCCGCCCCGCGGCAGCGGCCTACCGCCTGCTGATCGCCCTCGCGGCGGTCGCCGGCGTGACGCTCGAACTGCTCCTCGGCGACCCGTCCCGGGTTTTGGGCCACTTCGCGGTCCAGAGCAACATCCTGCTGGCCGTGGTCATGACCTTCTCGGCCCGCCGCGCGTGGACGGCCAGCCGCCCCCTGCCGGGTTCCGTCCTGGGCGCGACCCTGCTCTACGTCGTCATCGCGGCCCTCGTGCACCATCTGCTCCTGGCGAACGAGGCGAGCCCCTTCTCCCTCACGGGCGAGGCCGCGACCCCGAAGGGCTGGCAGGCCCTGGCCCACCACACGCTCCACACGGTGACACCGATCGCGGCCGTACTGGACTGGCTCCTGCTCACGACCCCCGGCCGCCTGCACCTGCGCCACGCCCCGACCTGGCTGCTCTACCCCCTGGCCTACCTGGCCTTCTCCCTCACCCGGGGCGAACTGCTCCTCCCCGGCACCCCCGACCGCTACCTCTACCCCTTCCTGGACGTCGGCCAGGACGGCTACAAGCGCGTCCTCGGCAACGCCCTCCTCCTGGGCCTCTCCTTCTACGCCCTGGCCGTCCTCCTCGTGGCCCTGGACCACGCCCGCCCGAACCCCATCCGCCACCGCGGGAAAACCGGATTTCGTGTCTAG
- a CDS encoding permease encodes MAITKTAPRESGEHADTDPDRDRDEGRHLNSPLLLTLLLLTAVMFQDPIRGALSAPVMQSWMTVFVAVMVQALPFLVLGVLLSAAIAVFVPPSFFARALPSRPALAVPVAGAAGAVLPGCECASVPVAGALVRRGVTPAAALAFLLSAPAINPIVLTATAVAFPGDPEMVLARFVASLLVACAMGWLWHRLGRTDWLRLPAGTSYEGQGKGAAFWDSVRHDVTHAGGFLVIGAMAAATLKAVVPAEWLRVAADHPVLSVLALAVLAVLLSICSEADAFVAASLTQFSLTARLTFLVVGPMIDLKLFAMQAGTFGRAFALRFAPATFALAVVVSALTGTVLL; translated from the coding sequence GTGGCCATCACGAAGACCGCCCCGCGGGAGAGCGGCGAGCACGCGGACACCGATCCGGACCGGGACCGGGACGAGGGCAGGCACCTCAACTCCCCCCTCCTCCTCACCCTGCTGCTGCTCACCGCGGTGATGTTCCAGGACCCGATCCGCGGGGCGCTGTCCGCACCCGTGATGCAGAGCTGGATGACGGTGTTCGTCGCCGTCATGGTCCAGGCGCTGCCGTTCCTGGTGCTCGGCGTGCTGCTCTCGGCGGCGATCGCGGTGTTCGTGCCGCCGTCCTTCTTCGCCCGGGCCCTGCCGAGCCGCCCCGCCCTGGCGGTCCCGGTCGCGGGCGCGGCGGGCGCGGTGCTCCCGGGCTGCGAGTGCGCGTCGGTCCCGGTGGCCGGAGCCCTGGTCCGCAGGGGTGTCACCCCGGCCGCGGCCCTGGCGTTCCTGCTGTCGGCGCCCGCCATCAACCCGATCGTGCTGACGGCGACGGCCGTGGCGTTCCCCGGCGACCCGGAGATGGTCCTGGCCCGCTTCGTGGCGAGCCTGCTGGTGGCCTGCGCGATGGGCTGGCTCTGGCACCGCCTGGGCCGCACGGACTGGCTGCGCCTCCCGGCGGGGACGTCGTACGAGGGGCAGGGCAAGGGGGCGGCCTTCTGGGACTCGGTGCGGCACGACGTCACGCACGCGGGCGGCTTCCTGGTGATCGGCGCGATGGCCGCGGCGACACTGAAGGCGGTGGTACCGGCGGAGTGGCTGCGCGTGGCGGCCGACCACCCGGTGCTGTCGGTCCTGGCCCTCGCGGTGCTGGCCGTGCTCCTCTCCATCTGCTCGGAGGCGGACGCGTTCGTGGCGGCCTCGCTGACCCAGTTCTCCCTGACGGCCCGTCTGACGTTCCTGGTGGTGGGGCCGATGATCGACCTGAAGCTCTTCGCGATGCAGGCGGGCACCTTCGGCCGCGCCTTCGCCCTGCGGTTCGCCCCCGCGACCTTCGCCCTGGCCGTCGTCGTGTCGGCCCTGACCGGAACGGTCCTGCTGTGA
- a CDS encoding TIGR03943 family protein translates to MNRLAQSALLFLLGATLLHAATTDLYLRYVKSGLRPLVLLAGAVLIATAAATLWYDHRRGKAAARGEAAVLPHEPRRGEAAVLPHEPRRGEAAVLPHEPRRGEAAVLPHEPRRGEAAVLPHEPRRGEAAVLPHEPRRGEAAAHPHEPRVSWLLTLPVLALILVAPPALGSYSAAHTGTALTKPFGFPDLPDGDPLRLGVADYAGRAVYDDGRSLRGRQLKITGFVTLDRTGTPYLVRMGLNCCAADAQPVKIALTGNVPPVLRPDTWLEVTGRYTPRRTRDPVNDGPIPYLEVTGSRPVATPHDPYDETWNT, encoded by the coding sequence GTGAACCGCCTGGCCCAGTCGGCCCTGCTCTTCCTGCTCGGCGCGACCCTGCTGCACGCCGCCACGACCGACCTCTACCTCCGCTACGTCAAGTCGGGCCTGCGCCCGCTTGTCCTGCTGGCGGGCGCGGTACTGATCGCGACGGCGGCGGCGACGCTCTGGTACGACCACCGCCGCGGCAAGGCGGCCGCCCGCGGTGAGGCGGCCGTCCTTCCCCACGAGCCGCGTCGCGGTGAGGCGGCCGTCCTTCCCCACGAGCCGCGTCGCGGTGAGGCGGCCGTCCTTCCCCACGAGCCGCGTCGCGGTGAGGCGGCCGTCCTTCCCCACGAGCCGCGTCGCGGTGAGGCGGCCGTCCTTCCCCACGAGCCGCGTCGCGGTGAGGCGGCCGTCCTTCCCCACGAGCCGCGTCGCGGTGAGGCAGCCGCCCATCCCCACGAACCTCGCGTCTCCTGGCTGCTCACCCTCCCGGTGCTCGCTCTGATCCTGGTCGCCCCGCCGGCCCTCGGCTCCTACAGCGCCGCCCACACCGGCACGGCCCTGACCAAACCCTTCGGCTTCCCGGACCTCCCCGACGGCGACCCCCTCCGCCTCGGTGTCGCCGACTACGCGGGCCGGGCGGTCTACGACGACGGCCGCTCCCTGCGCGGCCGCCAGTTGAAGATCACCGGCTTCGTCACGCTGGACCGGACGGGCACCCCCTACCTGGTCCGCATGGGCCTCAACTGCTGCGCCGCGGACGCCCAGCCGGTCAAGATCGCCCTGACCGGCAACGTCCCTCCGGTCCTGAGGCCGGACACGTGGCTGGAGGTAACCGGCCGCTACACACCCCGCCGCACCCGGGACCCCGTCAACGACGGCCCCATCCCGTACCTCGAGGTCACCGGCTCCCGCCCGGTCGCCACCCCGCACGACCCCTACGACGAGACGTGGAACACCTGA
- a CDS encoding transglycosylase domain-containing protein — protein sequence MPKKRSGGGLSPTQQAAKFLGVSVLAGAVLAGIALPAVGALGLAAKGSVESFDELPANLKTPPLSQRTTILDADGGQIATVYSRDRTVVPLKDIAPDMQKAIVAIEDSRFYQHGAVDLKGVLRALNKNAQSGGVSEGASTLTQQYVKNVFVEEAGDDPTKVAQATQQTIGRKIRELKYAIQVEEELGKKKILENYLNITFFGQQAYGVEAAARRYFSKSAKDLNLQESALLAGIVQSPSRYDPVNDEAEATKRRNTVLRRMAEVGDISRAQAAEAMKAPLGLKVSKPRNGCITAVKGAGFFCDYVREVFLTDPVFGKTREARAKVWNQGGLTIRTTMDPQAQDSAQRSIKDHVYKSDPVATAVTLVEPGTGKILAMGQSRPYGFKKNETQINLSVDQAMGGGMGYQPGSTFKPIVAAAALEDGMPANKVYSSPYRMAYPSPVAACDGKKWLNDPRNPAKLENENSSEVGPYDMKEATAKSVNTYYVQMISDIGICPVTTMAKKMGVVRADGDKMPQVPSIALGTQEMSPLTMANAYATFASRGMYCTPVAIESVSQRVGDDTRKLEVPKSTCSRAMSEKTADTINALLKGVVEDGTGRKAGLGNGRDSAGKTGTTDERYAAWFVGYTPNMAGAVWVGDPAHKRRMTNITIGGRPYDKVFGGEVPGPIWKDMMYGALEGKPVESFNTVHIPDGIDRDRGDGNGGGNGGGGGRDDGDNGDNDGFIGGLVGGNNNGGGGGDPVPTPSFSIPEGFFRGQDNGGGNGNGGRFG from the coding sequence AGTGTCCTCGCGGGGGCCGTGCTGGCCGGTATCGCGTTGCCCGCGGTGGGTGCGCTGGGGCTGGCGGCGAAGGGATCGGTCGAGAGCTTCGACGAGCTCCCGGCCAACCTCAAGACGCCGCCGCTGAGCCAGCGCACCACCATCCTCGACGCCGACGGCGGCCAGATCGCCACGGTCTACTCGCGCGACCGCACGGTGGTCCCCCTCAAGGACATCGCGCCGGATATGCAGAAGGCGATCGTCGCGATCGAGGACTCGCGCTTCTACCAGCACGGCGCGGTCGACCTGAAGGGCGTCCTGCGCGCCCTCAACAAGAACGCGCAGAGCGGTGGAGTCTCCGAGGGCGCCTCCACCCTGACGCAGCAGTACGTGAAGAACGTCTTCGTCGAGGAGGCGGGCGACGACCCGACGAAGGTCGCGCAGGCCACCCAGCAGACCATCGGCCGCAAGATCCGCGAACTCAAGTACGCGATCCAGGTCGAGGAGGAGCTGGGCAAGAAGAAGATCCTCGAGAACTACCTCAACATCACCTTCTTCGGCCAGCAGGCCTACGGCGTCGAGGCCGCCGCCCGGCGCTACTTCTCCAAGTCCGCCAAGGACCTGAACCTCCAGGAGTCGGCCCTCCTCGCCGGCATCGTCCAGTCGCCCAGCCGGTACGACCCGGTCAACGACGAAGCGGAGGCCACCAAGCGCCGCAACACCGTGCTGCGCCGGATGGCCGAGGTCGGCGACATCTCCCGGGCCCAGGCCGCCGAGGCGATGAAGGCGCCGCTGGGCCTGAAGGTCAGCAAGCCGAGGAACGGCTGCATCACGGCGGTCAAGGGCGCCGGCTTCTTCTGCGACTACGTGCGCGAGGTCTTCCTGACCGACCCGGTCTTCGGCAAGACCAGGGAGGCCCGGGCGAAGGTCTGGAACCAGGGCGGTCTCACCATCCGCACCACCATGGACCCGCAGGCGCAGGACTCGGCGCAGCGGTCCATCAAGGACCACGTCTACAAGAGCGACCCGGTGGCCACCGCCGTCACCCTCGTCGAACCCGGCACCGGCAAGATCCTCGCCATGGGCCAGTCGCGTCCGTACGGCTTCAAGAAGAACGAGACGCAGATCAACCTCTCCGTCGACCAGGCGATGGGCGGCGGCATGGGCTACCAGCCCGGTTCGACGTTCAAGCCGATCGTGGCCGCCGCCGCCCTCGAGGACGGCATGCCGGCCAACAAGGTGTACTCCTCGCCGTACCGGATGGCGTACCCGAGCCCGGTCGCGGCCTGCGACGGCAAGAAGTGGCTGAACGACCCCCGCAACCCGGCGAAGCTCGAGAACGAGAACTCGTCGGAGGTCGGCCCGTACGACATGAAGGAGGCGACCGCCAAGTCGGTCAACACCTACTACGTGCAGATGATCAGCGACATCGGCATCTGCCCGGTGACGACGATGGCGAAGAAGATGGGCGTCGTGCGGGCCGACGGCGACAAGATGCCCCAGGTGCCCTCCATCGCCCTCGGCACGCAGGAGATGTCCCCGCTGACCATGGCGAACGCGTACGCGACCTTCGCCTCGCGCGGCATGTACTGCACGCCGGTCGCCATCGAGTCGGTCAGCCAGCGGGTCGGTGACGACACCCGCAAGCTCGAGGTCCCGAAGTCGACGTGCTCGCGCGCGATGTCGGAGAAGACCGCCGACACGATCAACGCGCTGCTGAAGGGCGTCGTCGAGGACGGTACGGGCCGGAAGGCCGGTCTCGGGAACGGCCGGGACAGCGCCGGCAAGACCGGTACGACGGACGAGCGCTACGCGGCCTGGTTCGTGGGCTACACGCCGAACATGGCGGGCGCGGTGTGGGTCGGCGACCCGGCGCACAAGCGGAGGATGACCAACATCACGATCGGCGGCCGGCCGTACGACAAGGTCTTCGGTGGCGAGGTCCCCGGCCCCATCTGGAAGGACATGATGTACGGGGCGCTGGAGGGCAAGCCCGTCGAGAGCTTCAACACCGTCCACATCCCCGACGGCATCGACCGGGACCGCGGCGACGGCAACGGCGGGGGCAACGGCGGCGGGGGCGGCCGCGACGACGGGGACAACGGCGACAACGACGGCTTCATCGGCGGCCTGGTCGGCGGCAACAACAACGGCGGCGGGGGCGGCGATCCCGTCCCGACGCCTTCGTTCTCCATCCCCGAGGGATTCTTCCGGGGGCAGGACAACGGGGGCGGGAACGGCAACGGCGGGCGGTTCGGCTGA